The DNA window tcagttgatgtattttattattttattattattttaatttctaggATAGATAATATTATATCAGataattatgtttaaattttaaaacctgTCCGAAATTATAGCTTATAATCTTTTAGAGAGAATTTTCAATTCCGAAATTGTTGGCaacattttcaatttgaagtgttttaaaTCTTGTAGAGAGGATTTTGAATTTCCAAATTCTAGTTTACATAATATTCCATGAGATATTTCAATGctatcaattgtttattttaagtTCTAAATCGGCTACCAAACATCTACAAACATGAAATATAATGAATcccttgttttcaaaattaccaACGAGATATTCAATGATTAATTATTTGTACATGAGTTGAGAGTTATGTTTGTGTAAgactttattaattatttgtaaAAACCAAGTTTTCAACCTAATTTAATGAAATCTTCAAAGGCTATATAgaatattgaaatataaattgTCAATGTAGTATCATTATAACATGAAAATAGATAGCCAACTGTGCAGCTGCAGGAGAATTCTTTCTTTCAAAGTGATTTTATAGGAGGTCAAGGATACACCAGAAATATATGGATCGAATATAATTTTTTGTAAACTAACAAcattaactaattttaataaactaataaatattaagtattttattaattcaaaatatataatatttatatacaaTAATGTGACCAAGAATCTACGAGCGAATACAAATATCTCAATTGTATGTCACATTCTTACATTCGGTCAATACTCATCTAATAAACCTAAATTTGTTGAATATGATATTTTGTGTTTTCAATATCTTCCTCATTGAAATCAAAACTTAATACTTCACTCCATTGTATCTCGTCATTAGTTTCCATCGTATTGGTGGTGATTTCAGGCATGTGAGGCATAATGTTCATATTTTGAGCATAAGGCATGTCACTAGTAATTTGGTTGATGGTCATCTCAGGCTGAGGCATATCACCGATACCTTTCTCGGTGGTCGTCAAAGCCAAGTAGGACACATCATGAGGAATTTGGTTGGTGGTCATTTTAGGATCACAAGCCATGTGGCATACCATATTAGGTGTCACGACACTCTGCTCTCCTAATTGCTcaagcaaaattttgtttgCTTTTCTTGTTGGTCGTCTTTGGTTAATCTTCCTTGTATCATGAATCTCAGGTGCCAAAACTCTCTTCTTCGTAGGTTGAATATTGCATATTCCCAATGCTTTTCTTTTGGGTCCTTCATTCTTTCTAATCCGACACAATACATATTTTGGATCTGAATAACCACATGTGATCACACTCTCATGCAAGCTATACTCATGCATGATCCATTCACCATGATGTTCTAGTAATTGAGAATTCTCGTACCTAACAGTAAcaaatagtaaaaattattcTTTCTAAATTCCTAAAGAATGGTATGTTGAAAActataataattgaaaaattaagaaaaaaaaaacacaataattTCAAAGGgtaacataaaactaaaaacacaAGTGCCACAAAGTTGGAGACAAGAAAGGCGTTATTATCTATACCTTAATCGCCTGCAGTAGCCAATTATTGGGACGTTACTTCCAGAAATCGGAGTGGTTGACTTCTCACCCCTCCCTGTACCGCCAGCCAAGCCGATCTTGCGATTGACATGGACAGATAATTGTCCCGAACTATTGATGGACCTTTTGAGTTTCGTAAAGAAATAGAGGTCTTGGCCATCAACACCTCCATAGGAATTCCAAATTTTCCAAGGCTCTAAATCTCCGTAGAGATCACAGTAAAAAACAACGAGTGTAGAATAAAGAAGGGAATGAATCTTATTGTAAAGATAATGCTCCATGAGTATTTGGTCGGTAGGGTTAAACCTAAAGCCAACCAACAACTTTAAAGCCTGTTGCAATGAATTTGAATCCATTACCAATAGCAACCAAGGATGAAGGCTTAGTTGATTTCTCAATTTGAAGAAACTGCGATCAAAGGTTTGAGGGTTGAGTGTCGAAGTCTTCATATTTATAGAcatcaattttttgtttaagaTCTAATTTGTTTGACCATAAtctttttaaagatattttgttttttgtttttttttcttcatagtTTTAAATCAATCCGGAGAATatcaacttttgtttttttttttatcccaaattctacattttcttttctttaagtTTGAAGTGCTTTGATGTTTTATCCGATTATTGTGTTTGAATTTCAAATAccttttgatttttattatttcatttttcttttaatttttaggttAGATAATATTATGTCATATAAGAGATTATGTTTATACATATAAGAATCTTCCCGAAATTATTGGTTTTAATCAGCACCTTTGACATCAGATATTGTATGATCTGATGACCTATGACCTAATTTTAATAGAAAAGTTTGAGATTTCCCCCATGTcttaaaattttgagatttctatGATCTCGAAATTTTGATAGGAAaaggtttgttttttttttccaatttcgaCGAAATTTCgacaattgaaattttgaaaatattttgatttccTACACTGAGATTCTATCGATTCttctaaatattatttaatcgttccaaattttatatcaaaatttacctaatttttcaaatctttccatccaaaaatcaaattttgccAAAAGTTACGTAAGATTTGGGAGATATAAAAAATCTCGGACAAAATTAACATGGAGATTATATATTTAAGCTTTCTCCATGAAATCTCGGGTCGATTAAGATCGAGATTCTTTGTATTTTTccaaatctttattttttatttgtaaaattcaTAGTGCACCTGAGATGTATATGAAAAATGATAATTggtaaatttatttgaaatttggaaaattcaTATCATTATGGAAACAAAAATTAGggtaaatatttgaaaagttatgtAAAAGATCGATATATGATTTggtaaaataattgaaattgaagaaaattttaaaatatataaaatttggtataagatttgaaaagaTTATATAATGTTTGGAAAATTGAGTAGAATCTCGGTGTTAATTagtgcaaattttgaaaataacattttgaCATTTTCGATGTGgttagatttaaaatttgaatttttaaaatgcatacttatataagaaaatattaaaaaaaactacaacaaatgcattattttatgttaCAAATTcgattatttttgttaaattaaaatatgtatatcatatattatatgataataaaaaaacaattatacaaaaatataaataataaaacaagtttataaattaattagttggtttaTAATCGGTCTAATATATTAGTGAGTAgctataattagttttattggttataaatatattattaaatacattttgaaaaattatttaaattggttttaactttcaaaattaatctGCTACACAACACATATCTACAAGATGAATCTCTtatcttcaaaattcaatttactAAATGACTTAACTTGTGCATGGTAAATCTTATATGAAATTAAtgagtttataaatatttctacagtgttatttgataaaaatggtgAGCGATTTGCATAAGTTGAAATAGAGAGATAAAGAGTACACTTTTATATGGTCTATTTAATGAAATTCAAAGGCTTACAATATAGAATATACATAGGAACATGAATTGTCAAAGTAATCTCATTCTAACATGAAATTAGACTGTAAAATCCCATCTTCGGGAGAATATCAACCCTTTGAGATCAGATACTGTATTTCAACTATGGTTTAAAATTCCAAGATTTTTTATGGCTTTTCGAGATTTGTTTATTCAATACACTGTCTCGGTAGCCTGTACATAACTACAacaatattttcagttttatttttttcatcttataataatatttccgtttaatttttttttcatcttataataatatttctgttttattttaaaaatattttttttatacttcaaTTCTAAAGACTTTCAATATTGAAGGGCTATTACTAGTACTTTCCATATTGATATTTGTTGACGAGCATCTCTCACACACACAcagaatataaaaattaaaatttttcactcatcaaaatattttctatcCATCCagatttatgaattttgatAAAGTTATTTGATGATGAGTTTGTATGGAGGTAAAAGTTATGTTTGTGTGGGCTTTATTACttaaattaacaaatttatgaagatttttttattgttcttcGATACAATTAGAGCATGGATTTACCTAAATTGAAATAGAGAGGTAAAATTTCCAacgctttctttaaatttatgaTCTAAGTTAATGAAATTCAAAGGATCTAGCTAGTATATAATCTAGAGCTTTATTTCTAAATATGATTAAGGGGCCGGTGAGAAAAAATTGTCAATGTAACCTCATTATAGCACGAAAATAGATAGCTAAATACCATCTTCTAGCTTTGAGCCTAATCCCTTTCTTTCAAAGTGATTTTTACACCTAGTTATAGAAGGCCAAGGACACTCACACACAAAGAAGATCATAGGGATATGATTTTTGTAAACCAATCAGAATAACTAATTTCATCGAAACTAATAAACATTAAGGATTCTCCTAATTCAAAATATATGGTATTTACATACAACAATGAATGTCTAGATGCATGTAAAAAAGGAAGAATATTGTTTGATAATAATCGACGAGCATAACTCCAAATATCTTAACTATATATCACATTCTATAATACCTTGTTCAACTATCTTATCCCAATACCCAtcaaattaaacttaaattcaTCATATCATCATATTTAGATCATTTCAGAAGTTTATATTGGATTATGAGGTATACTTTTGTCATATTCATCGGAACTTAAATTCCACGATTGCTTTCATTATATAGGggcaaatgatttttttttttgtttgaaaaagtAGGCAAAtgtgtttcttcttcttaatgAGAAtcatcctttattttttttaaaaaaaaaactttgaaatgtaatataaattttaaaatcgtCTTAATTAGCCAAAAATTCTTCACATTCTTAAGAAAATATTTGGTTAAAGAACATTTTTGGTCTCTATGCACTTTTAttgaagtaacaatttagtccttaaactgtAACACACTAAGTTTAGGAGAGAGATATGAGTGAACAGTGATCACATCCAAATAAGAGAGATCCCGatgatatgaaagtatggttagAAAGACTTagaagaattgaaagttactacctatatcAATAAACTGCACTTTTCTTTCGGTGGCACAATCATAGGAACTTCAAAGTTAAGTATGCTTAACTTGGATTAATTCTATAATCTTTATAgtttatgaataaataaataaataattgattcCCAATCAGCTTATCGATCTAcatttgtaaaagaaaaatctttaaacttttattaatatttttcatagcaagaactaaatcattacaagttataaaggaaatggattaaattattacttattaaagtttaataactaaattgttacttattaaagttcaaggactaaatcAATACCAACTAAAGTTCAGATTCCAATTCTGATTTTCTAtcgtaaattttaataatatttttcatattgttGGTGCCAAATTT is part of the Benincasa hispida cultivar B227 unplaced genomic scaffold, ASM972705v1 Contig618, whole genome shotgun sequence genome and encodes:
- the LOC120069829 gene encoding NAC domain-containing protein 96-like codes for the protein MDSNSLQQALKLLVGFRFNPTDQILMEHYLYNKIHSLLYSTLVVFYCDLYGDLEPWKIWNSYGGVDGQDLYFFTKLKRSINSSGQLSVHVNRKIGLAGGTGRGEKSTTPISGSNVPIIGYCRRLRYENSQLLEHHGEWIMHEYSLHESVITCGYSDPKYVLCRIRKNEGPKRKALGICNIQPTKKRVLAPEIHDTRKINQRRPTRKANKILLEQLGEQSVVTPNMVCHMACDPKMTTNQIPHDVSYLALTTTEKGIGDMPQPEMTINQITSDMPYAQNMNIMPHMPEITTNTMETNDEIQWSEVLSFDFNEEDIENTKYHIQQI